Proteins encoded by one window of Archaeoglobus veneficus SNP6:
- a CDS encoding DEAD/DEAH box helicase yields MLGLLEMHGIEEPTEIQTKAIPLVEKGFDVVAQSETGSGKTLAFAIPIIEAAETGKGIQALVLTPTRELANQIENEFRRFSRHKGLRIANIHGGVPIEPQIRDLRRADVVVGTPGRLLDHVRRKTVDFSRVEYFVIDEADRMLDMGFIDDVKAIMRCTPKTRQSLLFSATIPPEVRALASRYMKNPKTIRTKELVDPKLLNQYYYDVDDSEKFSMLVHLLRKENPKKALVFTNMRKTSDIVAKNLFMHGFKASVLHGGLTQSKRDRMMERFRKGEIRVLVATDVASRGLDVKGVTHVFNYDVPSKAEDYIHRIGRTARAGKNGKAVTILGRKDHGSFRRIMVKYGLTIERLEETFQEVPFKYVTTYRPHKGGRRRF; encoded by the coding sequence ATGTTGGGTCTTCTCGAAATGCACGGCATTGAAGAACCGACGGAAATACAGACGAAAGCCATACCACTGGTGGAAAAAGGCTTTGATGTGGTAGCGCAATCCGAAACGGGCTCTGGCAAAACGCTTGCGTTTGCAATTCCAATAATAGAGGCTGCAGAGACTGGAAAGGGTATTCAGGCTCTTGTCCTTACACCTACAAGGGAACTTGCGAACCAGATAGAAAACGAATTCAGGAGGTTTTCCAGACATAAGGGTTTGAGAATAGCCAATATTCATGGTGGAGTTCCCATAGAGCCACAGATAAGGGATTTGAGAAGAGCTGATGTGGTTGTTGGAACACCGGGAAGACTTCTCGACCACGTAAGAAGGAAGACTGTTGATTTCTCGAGGGTAGAATACTTTGTCATAGATGAAGCGGACAGAATGCTTGACATGGGCTTCATAGATGACGTTAAGGCGATAATGAGGTGTACACCGAAAACGAGACAGAGTCTGCTGTTCTCCGCCACGATACCTCCTGAAGTTAGAGCTCTTGCTTCAAGATACATGAAAAATCCTAAGACTATCAGGACGAAGGAGCTTGTTGACCCTAAGCTCTTGAACCAGTACTACTACGACGTAGATGACAGCGAGAAGTTTTCGATGCTAGTCCACCTTTTGAGGAAGGAAAATCCCAAGAAAGCGCTGGTGTTCACAAACATGCGAAAGACTTCGGATATCGTTGCCAAGAACCTGTTCATGCACGGGTTCAAAGCAAGCGTCCTCCACGGAGGCCTTACGCAGAGTAAAAGGGACAGGATGATGGAACGATTCAGAAAAGGCGAAATCAGAGTTCTTGTTGCTACAGACGTTGCCTCGAGGGGGCTGGACGTCAAAGGCGTCACGCACGTGTTTAACTACGACGTTCCGAGCAAAGCAGAGGACTACATCCACAGGATAGGGAGAACTGCAAGAGCTGGCAAAAACGGAAAGGCTGTAACGATACTCGGGCGGAAAGATCACGGATCGTTCAGAAGGATAATGGTAAAATACGGACTCACAATCGAGAGGCTGGAAGAGACGTTTCAGGAAGTTCCGTTCAAGTATGTGACCACGTATAGGCCTCACAAAGGTGGGAGAAGAAGATTTTAG
- a CDS encoding carbon-nitrogen hydrolase family protein, whose amino-acid sequence MKVAAVQCRVGELESAERLIASTDGIDLFLLPEYFSLTGKDLIKESRETVEAIRCWSSEYSCIVAGNALEKRDGRIYNTLFIFDHGEFVGKQEKIHPTKVERNMGISRGEELRVFNVRGVRIAALICADILYPEICRVAGLKGVDIVLNPVVSFRKSELPAQQLRSCLYFTRSFDNAYAVIKAGGVGRTFTGVETIGRSLISTFEGIVASYTDEEAEEIVWAEIDVSLIRMYRRVNYSLQDRNVAAYAELCMPTKH is encoded by the coding sequence ATGAAAGTTGCAGCCGTTCAGTGCAGAGTTGGCGAGCTTGAGAGTGCCGAGAGGCTGATTGCCAGCACAGATGGAATCGATTTGTTTCTTCTTCCTGAATACTTTTCTCTTACCGGCAAAGATTTGATAAAGGAATCCAGAGAGACTGTAGAAGCGATCAGGTGCTGGAGTTCGGAATATTCGTGTATCGTTGCCGGAAACGCTCTCGAAAAAAGAGATGGCCGAATCTACAACACTCTTTTCATCTTCGACCATGGTGAATTCGTGGGCAAGCAGGAGAAAATTCATCCAACAAAAGTGGAAAGAAATATGGGCATAAGCCGTGGAGAAGAGCTGAGAGTGTTTAACGTAAGAGGGGTCAGAATAGCCGCCCTGATATGCGCAGATATACTGTATCCGGAAATATGCAGAGTCGCTGGCCTTAAAGGCGTGGACATAGTTCTGAATCCCGTCGTGTCCTTCAGAAAGTCAGAGTTGCCAGCTCAGCAGTTGCGGAGTTGCCTTTACTTTACCCGCTCATTTGACAACGCATATGCTGTAATCAAAGCTGGAGGAGTTGGAAGGACGTTTACGGGCGTAGAAACTATCGGCAGGAGTTTAATTTCCACGTTCGAGGGTATTGTTGCGTCATATACAGACGAAGAGGCTGAAGAAATCGTTTGGGCAGAGATCGATGTCTCCCTGATCAGAATGTATCGGAGGGTGAACTATTCCCTGCAGGACAGAAACGTCGCAGCGTATGCTGAGCTGTGCATGCCTACAAAACATTAA
- the cysC gene encoding adenylyl-sulfate kinase: MSFVIWLTGPSGAGKTTLANALYEKLSEMGLNVEVLDGDGIRSQLYPDLGFSREEREMHNRVVVQMAKLLAKNGVITIVSVISPFRESREYARQEIENFMEVYLKCPLEVRVQRDPKGLYSKALKGELKGLTGYDGAYEEPENPELVLETHRMSVEEEVDAILKKAKELGFM, encoded by the coding sequence ATGAGCTTCGTCATCTGGCTCACCGGGCCGAGCGGGGCGGGAAAGACAACACTTGCAAACGCCCTCTATGAAAAGCTATCTGAAATGGGGCTGAACGTTGAGGTGCTTGACGGAGACGGCATAAGGAGTCAGCTCTATCCCGATTTGGGCTTCAGCAGAGAAGAGAGGGAAATGCACAACCGCGTGGTTGTACAGATGGCAAAGTTGCTCGCAAAAAACGGTGTTATAACTATTGTTTCCGTAATTTCTCCTTTCAGGGAGTCGAGGGAGTACGCGAGGCAGGAAATAGAGAATTTTATGGAGGTTTATCTAAAGTGCCCCCTCGAAGTCAGAGTTCAGAGGGACCCCAAGGGTCTCTATTCAAAAGCCTTGAAAGGGGAGCTTAAGGGGTTGACTGGCTACGACGGCGCTTACGAAGAGCCGGAGAATCCGGAACTCGTTCTCGAGACTCACAGGATGTCTGTTGAGGAGGAAGTCGATGCGATTCTGAAGAAGGCAAAGGAGCTTGGGTTTATGTAG
- the pscS gene encoding O-phospho-L-seryl-tRNA:Cys-tRNA synthase yields MPKFGFIERQTKDFINIDPLQTGGKLSEEAKKALVEWGDGYSVCDFCTGRLEEIKTPPIYDFVHETLPEFLGCEVARITNGAREAKFAVMHALARPDAWVVLDGNAHYTSYVAAERAGLNVAEVPNTGHPGFRIEPDRYAEVIEETKKKGDVVLAVLTYPDGNYGNLPDAKRIAKICHEYDVPLLLNCAYAVGRMPVKMKEIGADFIVGSGHKSMASAGPIGVLGMREDYSSALLRKSAKYKKKEIEFLGCTARGVTIMTLIASFPHVVERVKQWDKEVEKARWFSAKMEELEIVQLGDKPHNHDLMFFESQKLYEISKKAKKGRYFLYKELKKRKIHGIKPGLTKHFKLSTYMVPKEQLEIVIRAFEEIIDRYS; encoded by the coding sequence ATGCCAAAGTTTGGATTCATCGAAAGGCAGACGAAGGACTTCATAAACATAGACCCCCTTCAAACCGGAGGAAAGCTAAGCGAGGAGGCAAAGAAAGCCCTCGTCGAATGGGGAGATGGTTACAGCGTCTGTGACTTCTGCACAGGTAGGCTGGAGGAAATAAAAACTCCTCCAATTTACGACTTTGTCCATGAAACTCTGCCGGAGTTCCTTGGCTGCGAAGTTGCGAGGATAACCAACGGTGCGAGGGAAGCGAAGTTTGCCGTAATGCACGCACTTGCCAGGCCAGACGCATGGGTAGTACTTGATGGCAACGCACACTACACGAGCTACGTTGCAGCAGAAAGGGCTGGTTTGAACGTTGCAGAGGTTCCGAACACGGGCCATCCCGGGTTCAGGATAGAGCCTGACAGGTACGCAGAAGTTATCGAGGAAACGAAGAAGAAGGGAGACGTTGTTCTTGCTGTACTGACGTACCCCGACGGCAACTACGGAAACCTGCCGGATGCGAAGCGTATAGCGAAAATATGCCACGAGTACGACGTCCCCCTCCTCCTGAACTGCGCGTATGCGGTTGGCAGAATGCCAGTAAAGATGAAGGAGATCGGGGCAGATTTCATAGTCGGAAGTGGACACAAGTCGATGGCCTCTGCCGGCCCCATCGGTGTTCTCGGCATGCGTGAAGATTACTCCAGCGCTCTTTTGAGGAAGTCTGCAAAATACAAAAAGAAAGAAATCGAATTTCTCGGCTGCACAGCAAGAGGCGTAACGATTATGACACTCATCGCCTCATTCCCCCACGTTGTGGAGAGAGTAAAGCAATGGGATAAAGAAGTCGAAAAGGCGAGATGGTTTTCAGCAAAGATGGAGGAGCTTGAAATCGTCCAGCTTGGAGATAAACCCCACAACCACGACCTGATGTTTTTCGAATCTCAGAAATTGTACGAGATTTCCAAAAAGGCGAAGAAGGGGAGGTACTTCCTCTACAAAGAGCTGAAGAAGAGGAAGATTCACGGTATCAAGCCGGGGCTAACAAAGCACTTCAAGCTCTCGACGTACATGGTACCGAAAGAGCAGCTTGAGATTGTTATAAGGGCATTTGAGGAGATAATAGATAGGTACAGCTAA
- a CDS encoding class I SAM-dependent methyltransferase, translated as MSLREMLKGKVSDEELAKVRRSFEIIGDIVITDIPDEILHLKDLIVDAILKKHKHVKTILRKVGEVEGPYRVAKYEVIYGGETETIAKEHGCRFLLDPTKVYYSIKLSGERERIAKLVKPGERVLVMFAGVGPFAIVIAKLAKPSEVVGVELNPAAVEYFRRNVELNKVENVKVYGGDVREIVPKLEGGFDRVLMPSPQIAESFVDVAAMKVKEGGYVHYYTFAGVEEEEELPRKVEELFKAHGVECKAEFMRKCGNFAPYVNRYVVDLKVLRKQPR; from the coding sequence ATGTCTCTGCGTGAAATGCTAAAGGGCAAGGTCAGCGACGAGGAGCTCGCAAAAGTGAGGAGGAGCTTCGAGATAATTGGTGATATCGTCATCACAGACATACCAGACGAAATACTCCACCTCAAGGATTTAATCGTAGATGCAATTCTCAAAAAGCACAAGCACGTCAAAACGATTCTGAGAAAGGTTGGTGAGGTCGAGGGACCCTACAGGGTCGCGAAGTATGAGGTAATATACGGTGGAGAGACGGAAACCATAGCAAAGGAGCACGGATGCAGATTCCTGCTTGACCCCACCAAGGTTTACTACTCCATAAAGCTTTCGGGTGAAAGAGAGCGCATAGCAAAGCTTGTAAAGCCGGGAGAAAGGGTCCTGGTTATGTTTGCAGGCGTTGGGCCGTTTGCAATCGTCATAGCGAAGCTTGCGAAGCCGTCTGAAGTTGTTGGTGTAGAGCTTAACCCTGCTGCAGTTGAGTACTTCAGACGAAATGTCGAGCTGAACAAGGTTGAGAACGTTAAGGTTTATGGAGGAGATGTACGCGAAATCGTTCCGAAGCTCGAAGGAGGGTTCGACAGAGTTCTCATGCCGTCTCCTCAGATCGCCGAAAGCTTCGTTGACGTTGCAGCGATGAAGGTCAAAGAAGGAGGCTACGTTCACTACTACACCTTCGCGGGCGTGGAAGAGGAGGAGGAACTGCCAAGGAAAGTTGAGGAGCTTTTTAAGGCTCACGGTGTTGAGTGTAAGGCCGAATTTATGCGGAAGTGCGGGAACTTCGCACCCTATGTCAATAGGTACGTGGTGGATTTGAAGGTCTTGCGTAAGCAGCCTCGGTAA
- a CDS encoding DMT family transporter: MYGELLALLSAFCWAAGGAVYRKGLEYTDVWTGNFMRTSFAALGFVAIILLEGKLDDVISTLTPSIVFWLVTSAIFAFFVGDIFYLEALKRSGVARAVPVSSTYPIFVALLAFAVYGREVGALLLLGSVLVVIAIYLISEDGNGESRGIGYALMAAISWSVSISIVDYLVGYLPAEAVAGLRFLVVSAIMAAFVPVREFRFSRSTVKWLGIASMFVLVVGNYSFVEAIRLIGSEKVAPISAVYPVIAAVFARLALREELNVKIAAGVVLSFVGILLVVLS; encoded by the coding sequence ATGTACGGCGAACTGCTTGCATTGCTTTCAGCGTTCTGCTGGGCCGCTGGAGGGGCTGTTTACAGGAAAGGCCTCGAATACACGGACGTGTGGACTGGTAACTTCATGCGGACGTCCTTCGCAGCTCTTGGCTTTGTTGCCATAATACTGCTCGAGGGCAAGCTCGATGACGTGATATCTACTCTGACACCCAGCATCGTCTTCTGGCTCGTGACATCCGCCATCTTTGCATTCTTTGTAGGAGACATATTTTACCTCGAAGCTCTAAAACGCTCCGGCGTTGCAAGAGCCGTTCCAGTTTCGTCAACGTATCCAATTTTCGTGGCACTTCTTGCGTTCGCGGTGTATGGGAGAGAAGTTGGAGCACTCCTGCTGCTCGGCAGTGTTCTCGTTGTGATTGCAATATACCTGATATCCGAAGATGGAAACGGTGAAAGCAGAGGAATTGGCTACGCCCTCATGGCAGCGATCTCGTGGTCTGTGAGCATATCAATCGTGGACTACCTCGTAGGCTATCTGCCCGCTGAAGCAGTAGCGGGCCTCAGATTTCTCGTAGTTTCGGCAATAATGGCTGCCTTCGTTCCTGTAAGAGAGTTCAGGTTCAGCAGAAGTACGGTTAAGTGGCTCGGAATTGCAAGCATGTTCGTGCTTGTTGTGGGAAATTACTCGTTCGTCGAGGCAATCAGGCTAATTGGTTCAGAGAAGGTAGCGCCGATATCCGCAGTGTATCCGGTTATTGCTGCCGTTTTTGCACGTCTGGCCCTGAGAGAGGAACTAAATGTAAAAATTGCTGCTGGAGTCGTTCTTTCCTTCGTTGGTATTCTGCTTGTTGTGCTTTCTTAG
- a CDS encoding alkaline phosphatase family protein, giving the protein MESKVFVIGLDSAPPELLFGKFLEDLPNIKRIVENSIFGPMKSCIPAITIPAWIVMATGKTPGELGLYGFRHRKGNAYDEMWIAHSLMVKDKAVWDYIAEIGKKSVLVGIPPSYPPKPVNGWLISCFITPDSSVNYTYPKELKSEVEKLVGEYIFDVVFRKEDRDEVIEKIWEMTQKRFEVIRYLIQEKDWDYFQFVEIGLDRIHHAFWKYFDKEHHLHEPNSKYKNVIKDYYRLLDREIGETLKLLDENTAIAIVSDHGIKRMKGCFAVNQWLIEEGLLRIRNPEVLEKPGVRFEQLDVDWSRTTAWAWGGYYARIFLNIKGREPNGVVRLSEYERVRDEVAEMIKSIRGPNGEKWDTRVFYPEEIYPVAKGDKPDMMVYFDDLYWRSAGTLGYDSSYLLENDTGPDDAVHSEYGVFALHLPDMEEARHIECEIYDFAPTMLKLFGVKAEKVGLGGRSLV; this is encoded by the coding sequence ATGGAGAGCAAGGTTTTCGTGATTGGTCTCGACTCCGCTCCACCGGAGCTCCTGTTTGGGAAGTTTCTGGAAGACTTACCAAACATAAAGAGGATCGTTGAGAATTCGATTTTTGGGCCAATGAAGAGCTGCATTCCAGCCATAACTATTCCAGCTTGGATAGTGATGGCTACAGGTAAAACTCCTGGCGAGCTGGGTTTATACGGTTTCAGGCACAGGAAAGGCAACGCCTACGACGAGATGTGGATTGCCCACAGCCTGATGGTCAAGGATAAGGCTGTCTGGGACTACATAGCTGAAATAGGAAAAAAGTCCGTTCTCGTGGGCATCCCTCCATCATACCCGCCAAAGCCCGTTAACGGATGGCTGATTTCCTGCTTCATAACTCCAGACAGCAGTGTCAACTATACCTATCCAAAAGAGCTCAAGTCAGAGGTTGAGAAACTCGTTGGTGAGTACATATTTGACGTCGTTTTCAGAAAAGAAGACAGAGATGAAGTTATTGAGAAAATATGGGAAATGACGCAAAAGAGGTTTGAGGTTATCAGATATCTCATTCAGGAAAAGGACTGGGACTACTTCCAGTTTGTGGAGATTGGCCTCGATCGCATACACCATGCGTTCTGGAAGTATTTTGACAAGGAGCATCACCTGCACGAGCCCAACAGCAAGTACAAAAACGTCATCAAAGACTACTACAGGCTCCTCGATAGAGAAATAGGCGAGACTCTTAAGCTGCTCGACGAGAACACGGCGATAGCCATCGTTTCAGATCACGGAATAAAGAGGATGAAGGGCTGCTTTGCCGTCAATCAATGGCTAATTGAAGAGGGGCTGCTTAGAATAAGAAATCCCGAGGTTCTTGAGAAGCCCGGAGTGAGGTTTGAACAGCTCGATGTTGACTGGAGCAGAACCACTGCTTGGGCCTGGGGAGGCTACTACGCAAGAATCTTCCTCAACATTAAGGGTAGGGAGCCCAACGGTGTAGTAAGACTGTCGGAATACGAAAGAGTTAGGGATGAAGTAGCGGAAATGATAAAGTCCATCAGAGGTCCCAACGGCGAGAAATGGGACACCAGGGTTTTCTACCCCGAGGAGATCTACCCGGTAGCGAAGGGAGACAAGCCGGACATGATGGTCTACTTCGACGATCTGTACTGGCGTTCAGCCGGCACCCTCGGCTACGACTCGTCTTACCTTTTGGAGAACGATACCGGGCCGGACGATGCAGTGCATTCAGAGTATGGAGTCTTTGCTTTGCACTTGCCCGATATGGAGGAAGCGAGACACATTGAATGTGAGATATACGATTTCGCCCCGACAATGTTAAAACTGTTCGGTGTGAAGGCTGAGAAAGTCGGGCTGGGAGGGAGAAGCTTGGTATGA
- the trxA gene encoding thioredoxin → MDELERIRNKKLKELMSKMSKKGGETVAKPVEVNLFNFDEVISNNENVVVDFWAEWCGPCRMLAPVIEELAKEYAGKVLFAKVNTDENEVLASRFGISAIPTLIYFKRGKPVDSIVGALPKSELKRWIERNLLV, encoded by the coding sequence AAGAAACAAAAAGCTGAAGGAACTTATGTCAAAAATGTCTAAGAAAGGAGGAGAGACCGTGGCAAAGCCCGTTGAGGTAAACCTGTTTAACTTCGACGAGGTCATTTCGAACAACGAAAACGTTGTGGTGGACTTCTGGGCTGAGTGGTGTGGCCCTTGCAGAATGCTCGCCCCGGTGATTGAGGAACTCGCAAAAGAGTACGCGGGTAAAGTTCTGTTTGCCAAGGTGAACACCGACGAAAACGAAGTCCTTGCCTCAAGATTCGGAATTTCTGCAATTCCAACGCTGATCTATTTCAAAAGGGGAAAGCCCGTTGATTCTATTGTTGGAGCTCTGCCAAAAAGTGAACTCAAGAGATGGATTGAAAGGAATCTGTTAGTCTGA